The following are encoded together in the Actinoplanes sp. N902-109 genome:
- the yidD gene encoding membrane protein insertion efficiency factor YidD, translated as MTPLARLLTAPIVAYRRYVSPALPARCRFYPSCSAYAQEALAKHGALHGTRLAIWRLLRCQPFHPGGYDPVPNPIRHRPADVTGA; from the coding sequence GTGACACCCCTTGCCCGCCTGCTGACCGCGCCGATCGTCGCGTACCGTCGGTATGTGAGCCCGGCACTGCCGGCCCGCTGCCGGTTCTACCCCTCGTGCAGTGCGTACGCCCAGGAGGCGCTCGCGAAGCACGGAGCGCTCCACGGAACCCGGCTGGCGATCTGGCGGCTGCTGCGGTGCCAACCCTTCCACCCCGGTGGGTACGACCCCGTGCCCAACCCGATCCGTCACCGTCCTGCCGATGTGACTGGAGCATAG